The following coding sequences lie in one Isoptericola variabilis 225 genomic window:
- a CDS encoding esterase-like activity of phytase family protein, with translation MRRLPLVRTAAAGAAAALLLSTGIGTAAAGASAAGRPSSDPRTTTHLVPTLVGRATLDADFLADGPPSGADATPANVRQGPWDGQIIPGFSAMVDNGDGTFRAQPDNGFGTKANSADFLLRNYLVKPDWDTGTPGSGEIEILDRIDYHDANGVLDFPITNEGTDERLLTGADFDVESVVRAKDGTFWVGEEFGPFVLHFDADGTLLAPPVGLPGGLKSPQNPYLAPGETPGVRASSGFEAMSASPDGRYLYPVVENALVGETDERRRVVYEFDTRRGEYTDRTWSYRTDLPGNLVGDSFTVGPGRFWFVERDNWDGEASVIKRVYEVDLRRTDADGNLVKELVLDALRIANPLGIDAGEGYGLGETFSLPVQSFETVLRLRDGRILIGNDNNYPGNAARTPGTPDDTEMALVELRRERVRDDGVTVVGHRGASGYRPEHTLAAYEQAILQCADYIEPDVVATKDGVLVARHENEIGGTTDVASRAEFAGRRTTKVIDGRPVTGWFTEDFTLAELRTLRAVERIPAVRPGSARFDGLYQVPTLDEVLDLARHSRTCDGRPVGVYPETKHPTYFDSIGLSLEEPLVAELEANGFDHADAPVILQSFETGNLRELDAMTDVRLAQLVSSSGAPYDLVAAGDPTTYADMVTPAGLAEIATYADGVGLEKNVMIPRRADGTLGEPTPVIAHAHAVGLEVHGWTFRAENQFLPAEFRSSADPTAPGDMAGEIRAFLDAGMDGLFSDHPDAAVAAVRAR, from the coding sequence ATGAGACGTCTTCCGCTCGTCCGTACCGCCGCGGCCGGCGCCGCCGCGGCCCTCCTGCTCTCGACCGGAATCGGCACGGCCGCCGCGGGCGCGAGCGCCGCCGGGCGTCCGTCGTCGGACCCCCGCACGACGACGCACCTGGTGCCCACGCTCGTGGGCCGCGCCACGCTCGACGCCGACTTCCTCGCCGACGGCCCGCCGTCGGGCGCCGACGCCACCCCCGCGAACGTCCGGCAGGGCCCGTGGGACGGCCAGATCATCCCCGGCTTCTCGGCCATGGTCGACAACGGTGACGGCACGTTCCGGGCCCAGCCCGACAACGGCTTCGGCACCAAGGCCAACTCGGCCGACTTCCTGCTGCGCAACTACCTCGTGAAGCCCGACTGGGACACCGGCACGCCCGGCTCGGGCGAGATCGAGATCCTCGACCGCATCGACTACCACGACGCGAACGGCGTCCTCGACTTCCCCATCACGAACGAGGGCACCGACGAGCGCCTGCTCACGGGGGCCGACTTCGACGTCGAGTCGGTCGTCCGCGCGAAGGACGGCACGTTCTGGGTCGGCGAGGAGTTCGGGCCGTTCGTGCTGCACTTCGACGCCGACGGCACGCTGCTCGCCCCGCCGGTCGGGCTGCCGGGCGGCCTGAAGTCGCCGCAGAACCCGTACCTCGCGCCCGGCGAAACGCCCGGCGTCCGCGCGAGCAGCGGCTTCGAGGCCATGAGCGCCTCGCCCGACGGGCGGTACCTCTACCCGGTCGTCGAGAACGCGCTCGTGGGCGAGACCGACGAGCGCCGCCGCGTGGTCTACGAGTTCGACACGCGCCGCGGCGAGTACACGGACCGCACCTGGAGCTACCGCACCGACCTGCCGGGCAACCTCGTGGGCGACTCCTTCACCGTCGGCCCGGGCCGGTTCTGGTTCGTCGAGCGCGACAACTGGGACGGCGAGGCGTCCGTCATCAAGCGCGTGTACGAGGTCGACCTGCGCCGCACCGACGCCGACGGCAACCTCGTCAAGGAGCTCGTGCTCGACGCGCTCCGCATCGCCAACCCGCTGGGCATCGACGCGGGCGAGGGCTACGGTCTGGGCGAGACGTTCTCCCTGCCCGTGCAGTCGTTCGAGACGGTCCTGCGCCTGCGCGACGGACGCATCCTCATCGGCAACGACAACAACTACCCCGGCAACGCGGCGCGCACGCCCGGCACGCCCGACGACACGGAGATGGCGCTCGTCGAGCTGCGCCGCGAGCGCGTGCGCGACGACGGCGTCACCGTCGTCGGGCACCGCGGCGCGTCGGGCTACCGCCCCGAGCACACCCTCGCCGCGTACGAGCAGGCGATCCTGCAGTGCGCGGACTACATCGAGCCCGACGTCGTCGCCACGAAGGACGGCGTGCTCGTCGCCCGGCACGAGAACGAGATCGGCGGCACGACGGACGTCGCCTCCCGTGCCGAGTTCGCCGGCCGGCGCACCACCAAGGTCATCGACGGCCGGCCCGTCACCGGCTGGTTCACCGAGGACTTCACGCTCGCCGAGCTGCGCACCCTGCGTGCGGTCGAGCGCATCCCGGCCGTGCGCCCCGGCAGCGCCCGGTTCGACGGCCTCTACCAGGTGCCGACGCTCGACGAGGTCCTCGACCTCGCCCGGCACTCGCGCACGTGCGACGGCCGCCCCGTCGGCGTGTACCCCGAGACGAAGCACCCGACGTACTTCGACTCGATCGGGCTGTCGCTCGAGGAGCCGCTCGTCGCCGAGCTCGAGGCCAACGGGTTCGACCACGCCGACGCGCCCGTCATCCTCCAGTCGTTCGAGACCGGCAACCTGCGCGAGCTCGACGCCATGACCGACGTCCGGCTCGCCCAGCTCGTCTCGAGCAGCGGCGCCCCGTACGACCTCGTCGCGGCGGGCGACCCGACCACCTACGCCGACATGGTCACGCCCGCGGGCCTGGCCGAGATCGCCACCTACGCCGACGGCGTCGGGCTCGAGAAGAACGTCATGATCCCGCGCCGCGCGGACGGCACGCTCGGTGAGCCGACGCCGGTCATCGCCCACGCGCACGCCGTCGGGCTCGAGGTGCACGGCTGGACCTTCCGGGCCGAGAACCAGTTCCTGCCCGCCGAGTTCCGCTCCTCGGCCGACCCGACCGCCCCCGGCGACATGGCCGGCGAGATCCGGGCGTTCCTCGACGCCGGCATGGACGGCCTCTTCAGCGACCACCCGGACGCCGCCGTCGCGGCCGTACGGGCGCGCTGA
- a CDS encoding LCP family protein, whose protein sequence is MQRTPPRHAAGLPSHRAARAVALGLTGVLALVGTGAVASYLDLQAQLDVSDVEALLGEDRSRPPAHSDEQDPDDPFAGQALNILVMGTDFRDEENAALAGEGDEFHSDTTLLVHVSGDRSRIEAVSIPRDSLVDIPACPRSDGSTSDARRNTMFNRAFTIGGGDDRDITGAAACTILTVESLTGVGITDHMVVKMSGVIDVVDAIGGVRMCLPEPVKGRKVDLDLPAGEQRFDGYTAINFLRARQGSGMGLEMGSDLGRIERQQAFFDAMLREVLAQNIITDSPRLYRVVREVLQSISTGRDLASPAALAGLAWSMRNIDPAQIVFTSVPVVEAPRNPDRVVWTDEADAIWERIRADEPPPGSPAPSPSASGGSDGASPDGSDASDRPSAPASEEPFDGASEPESGAESGGSAGPTPSPSPSVRPGVCADAA, encoded by the coding sequence GTGCAGCGCACCCCACCCCGGCACGCGGCCGGCCTGCCCTCGCACCGAGCCGCACGCGCCGTGGCGCTCGGCCTGACGGGTGTGCTCGCGCTCGTCGGGACGGGCGCCGTCGCGTCCTACCTCGACCTGCAGGCACAGCTCGACGTGTCCGACGTCGAGGCCCTCCTGGGCGAGGACCGCTCGCGCCCCCCGGCGCACTCCGACGAGCAGGACCCGGACGACCCGTTCGCCGGGCAGGCGCTCAACATCCTCGTCATGGGCACCGACTTCCGCGACGAGGAGAACGCCGCCCTCGCAGGCGAGGGCGACGAGTTCCACTCGGACACCACGCTGCTCGTCCACGTCTCCGGCGACCGCAGCCGCATCGAGGCGGTGTCCATCCCGCGCGACTCGCTCGTCGACATCCCCGCGTGCCCCCGCAGCGACGGCAGCACCTCCGACGCCCGCCGCAACACGATGTTCAACCGCGCGTTCACCATCGGCGGCGGCGACGACCGCGACATCACCGGCGCCGCGGCGTGCACCATCCTCACCGTCGAGTCGCTCACCGGCGTCGGGATCACCGACCACATGGTCGTCAAGATGTCCGGCGTCATCGACGTCGTCGACGCCATCGGCGGCGTGCGCATGTGCCTGCCGGAACCCGTCAAGGGCCGCAAGGTCGACCTCGACCTGCCCGCGGGTGAGCAGCGGTTCGACGGGTACACCGCCATCAACTTCCTGCGCGCCCGCCAAGGCTCCGGCATGGGGCTCGAGATGGGCAGCGACCTCGGCCGCATCGAACGTCAGCAGGCGTTCTTCGACGCCATGCTCCGCGAGGTGCTCGCGCAGAACATCATCACCGACTCGCCCCGCCTCTACCGGGTCGTCCGCGAGGTGCTCCAGTCCATCAGCACCGGACGTGACCTCGCGAGCCCCGCGGCGCTCGCGGGCCTGGCGTGGAGCATGCGCAACATCGACCCCGCGCAGATCGTGTTCACCTCCGTGCCGGTCGTCGAGGCGCCGCGCAACCCCGACCGGGTGGTGTGGACCGACGAGGCCGACGCGATCTGGGAGCGCATCCGGGCCGACGAGCCGCCGCCCGGCAGCCCGGCGCCCTCGCCGTCGGCCTCCGGCGGGTCGGACGGGGCGTCGCCCGACGGGTCCGACGCGTCCGACCGGCCGAGCGCGCCGGCGAGCGAGGAGCCGTTCGACGGCGCGAGCGAGCCGGAGTCCGGAGCGGAGTCCGGCGGCTCGGCCGGCCCGACGCCGTCGCCGAGCCCGTCTGTGCGGCCGGGCGTCTGCGCTGACGCCGCCTGA